In one Helicoverpa zea isolate HzStark_Cry1AcR chromosome 5, ilHelZeax1.1, whole genome shotgun sequence genomic region, the following are encoded:
- the LOC124630355 gene encoding serine/threonine-protein kinase STE20-like, with the protein MKMREFMRITFVCVCAFLLAVRETRCEDEVSDDEAGSLRNEENDQRRDSKGPIPGGGRRTTTQSSANATRDSQLLSLLAARRRQLLNERLATHINTLSSLAHKANKSNTTFAQLEVRDSNSSTVKRITFDNSSNEPAPTIKLVTSDGSKEIRQEAKPHEIRHIFVPRVFQDNKSRGGFINNRRREGINKSVTIPERVEVTASSIVYVPPEKFENLDKDIELDPEEEFQVDESNHGLYLLNYSDPENVTQNTNINGSVSDAKDNSTKVETTTQTSEISKEETPVKTTQTESEEKSETNVIANSTDSKSTKLIKVENEKENRTLFMTDEIYNHFRPLETELPVEEMAPFKYFGQKLGGPAISDNLTNSPTLSASTKSVNFIVAPLEKRKFNSRYSATEKYKNTSVDEEEINEDMDVSVVKNFIEKNKIRNTVKGPAPARHVGLVNAYRKFSTTVPPTTKPQNVAQLNVTEPIIPYSTPSIIDKSKDGNKTNSTATNNIPPKPTVNNSTRDSISNKTSVPAPRNFTRNYSNIRRRPLRVTAASTEFTPVLTTLVINATTTEKASTSVYTAVVTSVSITSSMKGSNKTDGALKDEENSTIVDIPDTNNGTIPKAILINDTETTTVPPTSFRPKHIIRIRTTTTENPNSSPVTASPVASELSTKNQTFVRNETESKISDRLASLFRQRNIENATNSTRTNKHRRRRPTTTTTTTTTTTPVPTLPPTEKTIESSVPTTQSTAAYSSAYTSTLAPATTPSFKTFVVTSRTSSESSSKPVFVPNTTNKSHKTVNRTDGEEIEDPSSQNEEVVIEAEKTYTASYVLAGLGFLPVAAIVAFVLRSILNKKTKEIDTEYEGYFEDGDIKKESPITPVARPPLPTPTKPDQKWEFPRNKLRLQTLLGQGNFGQVWKAEADDLNGHDGLTRLVAVKSIKETASQKEKQELLHEIYIMQKIGTHPNVVTLLACCTEQEPYLLIMEYVMCGKLLTYLRERRSRPDRFSGSGALTSRDLTVFAYCVARGMDYIASKGIVHRDLAARNVLVDHNKLCKIADFGMSRSAAAGAPARAPRAALPVRWMAPEALLYSVCSHHTDVWAFGILLWEIVTLGSTPYAAMSGREVLGAVTEGYRLERPPHCAPALYRAMHACWHADPAQRPTFAALKATLATLLHNEPSEGNYVDLDSFYQESSVYSDPSAIINDDEGLSAEYDRERRCFRELTTGPAKFENRAFNFRDEELRNKFGIGTPRMGGFGIRDVPFNDRNFSDGEFNERNFPKENFTDTNFTERKDGKLSTSSFHRERERERENPLVSRNSFNGFPRVGTRDRDNHFQMAPDGRNKRVSEFECDI; encoded by the exons GCGGTGGTCGGCGAACGACGACGCAAAGCAGTGCAAACGCCACGAGGGATTCGCAACTACTCTCATTACTCGCTGCGAGAAGGCGACAACTTCTCAACGAAAGACTGGCGACGCATATCAATACGCTATCGTCATTAGCACATAAGGCTAACAA ATCCAACACTACATTTGCCCAGTTAGAAGTTCGAGACTCAAACAGCTCTACAGTGAAGAGGATAACGTTTGACAACTCGAGCAACGAACCAGCACCCACAATCAAACTTGTGACTTCCGACGGATCGAAGGAAATCAGACAAGAAGCAAAGCCACATGAAATACGACACATCTTCGTACCCAGGGTGTTCCAAGATAATAAAAGTAGGGGTGGGTTTATAAATAACCGAAGACGAGAGGGAATCAATAAGTCTGTAACAATACCTGAACGAGTTGAGGTAACTGCAAGTAGCATAGTTTATGTCCCACCTGAAAAATTTGAAAATCTTGACAAGGATATTGAATTAGACCCTGAAGAAGAATTCCAGGTTGACGAGTCTAACCATGGCctgtatttacttaattattcaGACCCAGAAAATGTGACACAGAACACTAATATTAATGGGTCGGTCAGTGATGCTAAAGACAATAGTACTAAGGTTGAAACTACAACACAAACCAGCGAAATATCCAAAGAAGAAACACCGGTCAAAACAACCCAAACGGAATCAGAAGAAAAATCAGAAACCAACGTAATAGCCAACAGCACTGACAGTAAGAGCACAAAGTTAATAAAAGTTgagaatgaaaaagaaaatcgtACTCTATTTATGACGGATGAGATTTACAATCATTTTAGACCACTTGAAACTGAATTACCCGTTGAAGAAATGGCAccattcaaatattttggtcaaaaattggGAGGACCAGCCATAAGCGATAACTTGACCAACTCTCCCACATTATCGGCGTCAACCAAATCAGTAAATTTTATTGTAGCTCCATTGGAGAAAAGAAAATTCAATTCTAGGTATTCAGCCACagaaaaatataagaatacTAGCGTAGATGAAGAAGAAATTAATGAAGATATGGACGTTTCTGTCGTTAAAAATTTTATcgagaaaaataaaatcagaaaCACAGTAAAAGGGCCTGCCCCAGCACGACACGTCGGGTTAGTTAATGCGTATAGAAAATTTTCAACTACAGTACCACCGACAACGAAACCACAAAATGTTGCGCAATTGAATGTTACTGAACCAATCATTCCATATTCAACGCCTAGCATCATTGACAAAAGTAAAGACGGCAACAAAACTAACAGCACCGCAACTAATAATATACCACCTAAACCAACAGTCAATAATTCAACGAGAGATAGCATATCAAACAAAACAAGCGTTCCCGCACCTAGGAACTTTACAAGAAACTACTCTAATATACGAAGGCGGCCACTCAGAGTAACAGCTGCAAGTACTGAATTTACTCCAGTGCTTACCACTCTAGTAATAAATGCTACAACGACTGAAAAGGCATCGACTTCAGTTTATACAGCGGTAGTAACATCAGTATCAATAACTTCATCTATGAAAGGATCTAATAAAACAGATGGTGCTCTAAAAGACGAAGAAAATAGCACCATTGTTGATATTCCTGACACAAATAATGGTACCATACCGAAAGCTATTCTTATTAATGATACAGAAACTACTACAGTACCGCCTACAAGCTTCAGGCCTAAACATATAATTCGAATAAGAACGACCACTACAGAAAATCCAAATTCTAGCCCTGTCACAGCGTCTCCTGTAGCCAGTGAATTATCAACCAAGAATCAAACGTTTGTCAGAAATGAAACTGAGTCGAAGATATCCGACAGATTAGCGAGTTTATTCCGACAGAGAAATATTGAGAACGCGACGAATTCGACGAGAACTAACAAACATAGGAGAAGGCGACCTACGACTACTACTACGACGACGACAACTACGACTCCAGTACCGACGCTACCACCTACTGAGAAGACTATAGAATCCTCAGTACCCACCACACAATCAACAGCAGCATATTCCAGCGCTTACACATCAACTTTAGCGCCAGCTACAACACCATCGTTCAAAACATTTGTAGTGACTTCGCGAACATCATCAGAATCAAGTTCCAAACCTGTGTTTGTGCCAAACACTACAAACAAAAGCCACAAGACTGTTAATAGAACTGATGGTGAAGAAATCGAAGACCCTTCATCACAAAACGAGGAAGTGGTAATTGAAGCTGAAAAGACCTACACAGCATCATACGTATTGGCTGGTTTAGGATTTTTACCAGTAGCAGCAATAGTAGCTTTTGTTCTTAGAAGTATATTAAATAAGAAGACCAAAGAAATAGATACGGAGTACGAGGGTTACTTCGAAGATGGAGATATCAAGAAGGAGTCTCCTATTACGCCTGTAGCTAGGCCTCCGCTGCCGACACCAACGAAGCCTGATCAGAAATGGGAGTTCCCAAGAAATAAACTACGACTTCAGACTTTGCTTGGCCAAGGAAACTTTGGACAG GTATGGAAGGCAGAAGCAGACGATTTAAATGGCCATGATGGTCTTACTCGGCTGGTAGCAGTTAAGAGCATCAAAGAAACTGCCTCACAGAAAGAGAAACAAGAACTGCTGCACGAAATATACATTATGCAGAAGATAGGAACACATCCTAACGTTGTGACGTTACTTGCCTGTTGCACAGAACAAG AGCCCTATCTCCTGATAATGGAGTACGTGATGTGCGGCAAGCTGCTGACGTACCTGCGCGAGCGCCGGTCGCGGCCTGACCGCTTCAGTGGCAGTGGAGCGTTGACGTCCAGAGATCTTACCGTGTTCGCCTACTGTGTGGCCAGGGGGATGGACTATATTGCGTCCAAAGGG ATCGTGCACCGCGACCTAGCAGCTCGCAACGTGCTGGTAGACCACAACAAGCTGTGCAAGATAGCGGACTTCGGCATGTCTCGCTCGGCCGCAGCCGGCGCGCCCGCACGCGCGCCTCGCGCCGCTCTGCCCGTGCGGTGGATGGCGCCCGAAGCATTGCTGTATAGCGTGTGCAGTCATCATACTGATGTCTGGGCCTTTGGGATATTGCTGTGGGAGATTGTTACACTTG GTTCAACGCCATACGCGGCGATGTCAGGCCGCGAGGTGCTAGGCGCTGTGACGGAAGGCTACCGGCTGGAGCGGCCGCCGCACTGCGCGCCCGCGCTGTACCGCGCCATGCACGCGTGCTGGCACGCCGACCCCGCACAGCGCCCCACCTTCGCCGCGCTCAAGGCCACCCTCGCCACGCTACTCCACAACGAGCCCAGCGAGGGGAACTATGTCGATCTCGACTCCTTCTATCAAGAGTCCTCTGTATACAGTGACCCGTCAGCCATTATCAATGACGATGAAGGCCTGTCGGCGGAGTATGATCGGGAGAGGCGCTGCTTTAGAGA ACTCACCACCGGTCCAGCCAAGTTCGAGAACCGCGCATTCAACTTCCGCGACGAGGAGCTTCGCAACAAGTTCGGTATCGGCACTCCACGCATGGGAGGCTTCGGCATCAGGGACGTTCCCTTCAACGACAGAAACTTCTCCGACGGCGAATTCAATGAACGGAATTTCCCCAAAGAAAATTTCACCGATACGAACTTCACCGAACGTAAAGACGGGAAGCTTTCCACTTCCAGTTTCCATCGAGAGAgagaacgggagagggagaacCCGTTAGTCAGTAGGAACAGCTTTAATGGCTTCCCGAGAGTTGGGACTAGGGATAGGGACAACCACTTCCAAATGGCACCTGATGGCAGAAATAAGAGGGTTTCGGAATTCGAATGTGACATTTAA
- the LOC124630447 gene encoding neurotrophin 1 has translation MAQLLRLILVVALVTLMKAEDDLRDFEFSDPDEVMIAQESRQYQTVVKPPVRIVKPTGVTNSHRPQYNLDSFEDRSADVLEEYETSPRRTLVKNYKSSHKIRAKDGMIKDAVIKALERKDHVGKFAQILPIIRAMSGNQRVALASLVTSQVSTPPGRAPLNLAQVRSMFSNSDNTTDLMLPILLDMANLIRRAVRSGKEPREVRLPYEPAKPQLLRRSFTEAELDDEPFDMGTEPQPIRNRRIFPRNHTNKYTPVYGDLNRRVKTTIQKDSNVTNKNDDRNITTSSTTTPEPTTSIAVTRTTSTSVSRSDNVTLDLTAESTNQTLAQDLPVAEKLRALNRYTDRKGSAFRRGTYQPKPPSLIRRTTPEPASPTPQSLPKRRPIPARKLPTSAADPNKCELFTNTLCLHSEDYPTEAIVQSIRRNKAAAAALLADYKDPGEGVIDGVTAAQEAKYNEQHYLVSNRRGDTANRDFAGAGEAGFMCPSTVKYARPQRARATSGQWKYIVNTGEHTQTLRLEKCLKPKESCTYLTDNFKSKCVQVYNYHRLLTWDQQNGLHMDIFKVPTCCSCHIEGYSVSFPPLGHRLHETSSEHFPGEDLSSETGNHAFENVQSTIQKPKIKAPPFTHKKPLESFPPFTDNHNLISGSPFSKQNDNEDSVPPNPIDSYGNSYFPDSFNQASSVRHVKRPPSARNPTSTNFDEVTLPSYLEPPTPSAGSSFNFIKDSSPKFKLPGSQFKRNTPGRTSLPTRRPIRKKISGGPDDLVSSGSQTVESFPNSSVDTVEEINDYEEPDIGQATSVNTQKPRVTITPKLTAHTTEKSTKVHKAREPINNNEQQFTANGKRINYNYHPIIDFFDEDKEIETDESIDREDIEPSFIPSAESEWKPINHPPSRDSQINMSGRRKT, from the exons atggcGCAGCTTTTAAGATTAATTCTTGTAGTTGCATTAGTAACGCTTATGAAAGCTGAAGATGATTTGAGAGACTTTGAATTCAGTGATCCAGATGAAGTGATGATTGCTCAAGAGTCGAGGCAGTACCAGACTGTAGTGAAACCGCCTGTTAGGATAGTGAAGCCAACTGGAGTGACAAACTCACACAGACCTCAATACAACCTGGATTCTTTTGAAGACAGGTCTGCAGATGTCTTGGAAGAATATGAAACATCCCCTAGAAGAACTTTAGTGAAGAATTATAAGTCTTCTCATAAGATAAGGGCTAAGGATGGGATGATAAAGGATGCGGTGATTAAAGCCTTGGAGAGGAAGGACCATGTGGGCAAGTTTGCTCAGATCCTGCCCATCATCAGGGCGATGTCTGGGAACCAGAGAGTGGCGTTAGCTTCGCTGGTGACAAGTCAAGTCAGTACGCCGCCTGGGAGAGCTCCACTGAATCTTGCACAG GTGAGATCAATGTTCAGTAACAGTGACAACACAACAGACCTTATGCTCCCAATTCTGTTAGACATGGCCAATTTAATACGAAGAGCTGTCAGATCAGGGAAGGAACCGAGGGAAGTCAGACTGCCTTATGAACCAGCCAAACCACAGTTACTCAGACGATCATTCACTGAAGCTGAATTAGATGATGAACCATTTGACATGGGAACCGAACCCCAACCTATAAGGAATCGTAGGATATTCCCGAGGAATCACACTAACAAATACACTCCAGTATATGGAGACTTAAATAGGAGAGTAAAGACCACAATACAAAAAGATAGTAACGTCACGAATAAAAATGATGAT CGGAATATAACGACATCATCCACGACGACCCCAGAGCCTACAACTTCAATAGCAGTGACAAGGACCACATCAACAAGCGTGTCAAGGTCAGACAATGTGACCTTGGACCTGACGGCAGAGTCCACCAACCAGACGCTAGCCCAAGACTTGCCGGTAGCTGAGAAGCTGAGAGCCTTGAATAGATACACCGATAGAAAAG GATCCGCTTTCCGCCGTGGTACTTACCAACCGAAGCCCCCATCTTTGATACGGCGTACAACTCCTGAGCCAGCCTCACCAACTCCACAGTCTTTACCTAAGAGAAGACCAATTCCTGCAAGAAAGTTACCTACGTCTGCTGCAGATCCAAATAAATGTGAACTGTTTACCAACACCTTGTGTCTGCATTCTGAAGATTATCCAAC TGAAGCGATCGTGCAATCAATAAGACGCAACAAGGCAGCTGCAGCAGCTCTGCTCGCTGACTACAAGGACCCTGGTGAAGGAGTCATTGATGGAGTCACAGCTGCACAAGAAGCCAAATATAATGAACAGCATTATCTTGTTTCTAACAG ACGAGGAGACACAGCCAATCGCGACTTTGCCGGAGCCGGAGAGGCAGGGTTCATGTGCCCCAGCACCGTGAAGTATGCTCGGCCTCAGCGAGCTAGAGCCACCTCGGGGCAGTGGAAGTACATCGTGAACACAGGGGAACATACCCAGACGTTGAGGCTGGAGAAGTGTTT GAAACCCAAAGAATCATGCACGTATTTGACGGACAACTTCAAGTCGAAATGCGTCCAAGTTTATAATTATCATCGGCTGCTAACTTGGGATCAACAAAATGGGCTTCACATGGATATATTCAAG GTTCCAACATGCTGTTCCTGTCACATTGAAGGCTACAGCGTGTCATTCCCGCCACTCGGCCACAGACTCCATGAAACCTCCTCAGAACACTTCCCTGGAGAAGATTTGTCTTCAGAGACTGGAAACCATGCGTTTGAAAACGTCCAGTCAACTAtacaaaaaccaaaaataaaagcgCCTCCTTTCACTCACAAGAAACCTCTCGAATCCTTCCCTCCATTTACGGATAATCACAATTTAATATCTGGTAGTCCTTTCAGCAAACAAAATGACAACGAAGACTCGGTGCCTCCAAATCCCATTGACTCGTATGGAAATTCATATTTCCCGGACTCTTTTAACCAGGCTAGCTCTGTTAGGCATGTGAAACGACCACCTTCTGCTAGAAACCCAACTTCAACCAACTTTGATGAAGTCACTTTACCCAGTTACCTGGAACCACCAACACCATCGGCCGGGTCATCATTCAACTTTATCAAAGACTCATCACCTAAATTCAAATTGCCTGGCAGCCAGTTCAAAAGAAATACGCCGGGTAGGACCAGCTTACCAACACGCAGACCTATTAGAAAGAAGATATCTGGAGGACCGGACGACCTAGTGTCATCAGGGTCCCAAACTGTCGAATCATTCCCAAACAGCAGTGTAGATACGGTAGAAGAAATCAACGATTATGAGGAACCAGATATTGGACAAGCAACATCAGTAAACACTCAAAAGCCAAGAGTTACCATTACTCCAAAGCTTACGGCACACACAACAGAAAAGAGTACAAAGGTCCACAAAGCAAGAGAACCTATTAACAATAATGAACAACAATTTACAGCAAATGGTAAACGAATAAACTACAACTATCATCCAATAATAGACTTCTTTGATGAAGACAAAGAAATTGAAACCGATGAGTCTATAGATAGAGAGGACATTGAACCTAGCTTTATACCAAGTGCAGAATCTGAATGGAAGCCAATCAATCACCCTCCTTCTCGAGATAGCCAAATAAACATGAGCGGTagaagaaaaacataa